A window of the Bacteroidales bacterium genome harbors these coding sequences:
- a CDS encoding oligosaccharide flippase family protein, translating into MFLLLPLYTHILQPADYGKLELVYLIGNILIVFYSLSIENGYNRIYFHDKDTGFRKVLFSTGQLFSFLSAIAIASIMLFNADYIAGQFLNFDEGTFFLKLIAAVIVIEVLTHIPLNNIRIRNEAKTFVLINLLSLIIVTSFTIYFLVFARLGIAGILYARIISGLVTLSILLYLTRREYKFGFSSSQLKLMLGFSIFLIPVNLSSLILNMSNRYFLQEYQSLEDVGLYSLGAKIAGIIPFLFNEPVNKAFFPYLFEQIDEPQKCKKILVDFSMIYVSILSAIALFISLFAREVVMVMADKSYEGSHSIVAILSLSYILLGFSSLTVLGIHISRKTWIVSIIWPVSAIVNIALNILLIPEFGQMGAAIATLLSVIVINILYLFALSKVYPVSFNYSKLSFIFITMVILNYIGTLINYSLTTSIILKSLLFITFLLILYIGGAFRTDEFSLSKHLKKKKNDNG; encoded by the coding sequence ATGTTTCTTTTATTGCCTCTTTATACTCACATCCTGCAACCCGCTGATTATGGAAAACTTGAGCTTGTGTATCTGATCGGGAACATACTTATAGTTTTTTATAGTCTTAGTATTGAAAATGGCTATAATCGGATATATTTTCATGACAAGGATACCGGATTTAGGAAAGTCTTATTCTCAACTGGTCAGCTTTTTAGCTTTTTAAGCGCGATTGCAATTGCGAGTATTATGCTTTTTAATGCTGATTACATTGCCGGCCAGTTTCTAAATTTTGATGAAGGTACTTTTTTCCTCAAATTAATTGCTGCTGTCATTGTCATAGAGGTACTTACTCACATTCCATTAAACAATATCCGAATTCGAAATGAAGCAAAAACATTCGTTCTTATTAACCTGCTAAGTCTTATCATTGTAACTTCCTTTACGATTTACTTTCTGGTCTTTGCCAGGCTTGGAATTGCAGGCATTCTTTATGCGAGGATTATAAGTGGGTTGGTTACTCTCAGCATTCTTCTGTACCTCACAAGGCGTGAATACAAATTTGGTTTCTCTTCCTCTCAGCTTAAGTTAATGCTTGGATTTTCTATTTTTCTAATACCCGTTAATCTTTCATCTCTGATTTTAAACATGAGTAATAGATATTTCCTTCAGGAGTATCAATCGTTGGAAGATGTTGGCCTCTATTCCTTAGGAGCTAAAATTGCTGGAATCATACCATTTTTATTTAATGAGCCGGTAAACAAGGCGTTCTTTCCTTATTTGTTCGAGCAAATAGATGAACCCCAAAAATGCAAAAAGATATTGGTTGATTTTTCCATGATTTATGTTTCAATTCTCTCTGCTATCGCGCTGTTCATTTCACTCTTTGCAAGAGAAGTTGTTATGGTGATGGCGGATAAAAGTTATGAAGGCAGCCATTCAATTGTAGCTATTCTGTCCTTGTCTTACATCCTTCTGGGTTTTTCAAGCTTGACAGTTCTTGGCATACACATTTCAAGAAAAACATGGATTGTATCTATCATCTGGCCTGTATCAGCAATTGTTAACATCGCTTTGAATATACTGCTCATACCGGAATTTGGCCAAATGGGTGCTGCTATCGCAACTCTGCTTTCTGTCATCGTAATTAATATACTTTATTTGTTTGCCTTAAGCAAAGTCTATCCGGTTTCGTTCAATTACAGCAAATTATCCTTCATTTTTATAACGATGGTGATTTTGAACTATATTGGCACACTTATAAATTATTCCTTGACCACAAGCATCATCTTGAAATCGTTATTGTTCATAACTTTTCTACTTATCTTGTACATTGGCGGTGCTTTCAGGACTGACGAGTTCTCGCTAAGCAAACACTTGAAAAAAAAGAAAAATGATAATGGATAA